A single genomic interval of Stenotrophomonas sp. ZAC14D1_NAIMI4_1 harbors:
- a CDS encoding PQQ-dependent sugar dehydrogenase, translated as MTPLSHRAPLLLAMGLLPILATTACSAAGPDTTSAAQATPAAASADQRPFTAAEVSRFDQPWAMTFLPDGSLLVTEKRGKLQHLDLASGQKHEITGVPKVAYGGQGGFGDVILHPDFARNNVVYVSYAEEGTLDTRGAAVARATLALNADGGGALKDLKVIWRQTPKVSGQGHYGHRLAFGPDGKLWISSSERQKFDPAQDMSGNLGKIIRLNDDGSVPADNPFASQGGVAAQVWSLGHRNVLGIAFDANGKLWAQEMGPAGGDELNLIQRGANYGYPIVSNGDHYDGRPIPDHDTRPEFAAPKVTWNPVISPAGLMFYSGTLFPQWKGSAFIGGLSSTSLVRVAFDGENAREAERFNMGERIREVEQGPDGALWLLEDGSKARLLKLTPKA; from the coding sequence ATGACCCCTCTTTCACACCGTGCGCCCCTGCTGCTCGCCATGGGCCTGCTGCCCATCCTCGCCACCACCGCCTGCAGTGCCGCCGGTCCAGACACCACCTCCGCTGCGCAGGCCACGCCTGCAGCGGCCAGTGCCGACCAGCGCCCGTTCACCGCCGCCGAGGTCAGCCGCTTCGACCAGCCGTGGGCGATGACCTTCCTGCCCGATGGCAGCCTGCTGGTCACCGAAAAGCGCGGCAAGCTGCAGCACCTGGACCTGGCCAGCGGCCAGAAGCATGAGATCACCGGCGTGCCGAAGGTTGCCTACGGCGGCCAGGGCGGTTTCGGCGATGTCATCCTGCACCCCGATTTCGCCCGCAACAACGTGGTGTATGTCAGCTACGCCGAAGAAGGCACGCTCGATACCCGTGGCGCCGCCGTGGCGCGTGCCACCCTGGCGCTGAACGCCGATGGCGGCGGTGCGCTGAAGGATCTGAAGGTGATCTGGCGGCAGACGCCCAAGGTCAGCGGCCAGGGCCATTACGGCCACCGCCTCGCCTTCGGCCCGGACGGCAAGCTGTGGATCAGCTCCAGCGAGCGGCAGAAGTTCGATCCGGCCCAGGACATGAGCGGCAACCTCGGCAAGATCATCCGCCTCAATGACGATGGCAGCGTGCCGGCGGACAATCCGTTCGCCTCGCAGGGCGGCGTCGCCGCCCAGGTCTGGTCGCTGGGCCACCGCAACGTGCTGGGTATCGCCTTCGACGCCAACGGCAAGCTGTGGGCGCAGGAAATGGGCCCGGCCGGCGGCGACGAACTGAACCTGATCCAGCGCGGTGCCAACTATGGCTACCCGATCGTCTCCAACGGCGACCACTACGATGGCCGCCCGATTCCCGACCACGACACCCGCCCGGAATTCGCCGCACCGAAGGTCACCTGGAACCCGGTGATCTCGCCGGCCGGCCTGATGTTCTACAGCGGCACCCTGTTCCCGCAGTGGAAGGGCAGCGCCTTCATCGGCGGCCTGTCGTCCACCTCGCTGGTGCGGGTGGCCTTCGATGGCGAGAACGCGCGCGAAGCCGAGCGCTTCAACATGGGCGAGCGCATCCGCGAAGTGGAACAGGGCCCCGATGGCGCGCTGTGGCTGCTGGAAGACGGCAGCAAGGCCCGCCTGCTGAAGCTCACCCCGAAGGCCTGA
- the yiaA gene encoding inner membrane protein YiaA, translating into MHPTVVSKPSPAFIAASWVALLLGAVAYLIGLFNAEMALNEKGYYLTLLLFGLFAAVSLQKSVRDRVEDIPVSGLYYALCWFALLASLLLLLVGLWNATLALSEKGFYGMAFALSLFGAVAVQKNTRDLIAANGGEPARKPAMPPLPERD; encoded by the coding sequence ATGCATCCGACCGTCGTCTCCAAGCCTTCGCCCGCGTTCATCGCCGCCTCCTGGGTGGCCCTGCTGCTGGGCGCGGTGGCCTACCTGATCGGCCTGTTCAATGCCGAGATGGCCCTGAACGAGAAGGGCTACTACCTGACCCTACTGCTGTTCGGCCTGTTCGCGGCGGTGTCGCTGCAGAAGAGCGTGCGCGACCGGGTGGAAGACATTCCGGTCAGTGGCCTCTACTACGCGCTGTGCTGGTTCGCCCTGCTGGCCTCGCTGCTGTTGCTGCTGGTCGGCCTGTGGAACGCGACGCTGGCGCTGAGCGAGAAGGGCTTCTATGGCATGGCCTTCGCGCTGTCGCTGTTTGGTGCGGTGGCGGTGCAGAAGAACACCCGCGACCTGATTGCCGCCAATGGCGGTGAACCAGCACGCAAGCCGGCCATGCCGCCGCTGCCGGAACGCGATTGA
- a CDS encoding amino acid permease, giving the protein MSAQDEPQLQRAVSRWQIVGLSINDVVGSGIYLLPAATVALLGPFSLWGVVAAGIVVALLVLCYAQAASYFDEPGGSYLYAREAFGRFAGFEIGWMIWLTRISSAAALSNALADAVARFWPWASAGMGRIAVIVVSLGFLTGVNIIGVRSAARTGIVLVIGKMLPLLLFVAIGAFYIDPKLAFSGQRPDPHDLQRMGEAALLLLYAYAGFENIPAAAGEYRNPRRDIPFALITMIVTVTVIYGAVQLVAQGTLAGLASSATPLADAAAGFGGEALALILTVGATISILGTNSNTMMMGPRFLFALARDGYGPKVLAQVHPRFRTPAAAIFCQGLIALGLALTGSFVQLALLSMTTRLFAYIGTAAAVLVLAKRYADRPGALKLPGGPLIPVLALLLCVALFASASWQNIAAALVAFAIGAVIYLLPRKADAT; this is encoded by the coding sequence GTGAGCGCGCAGGACGAACCGCAGCTGCAACGTGCGGTCAGCCGCTGGCAGATCGTCGGCCTGTCCATCAACGATGTGGTCGGCAGCGGCATCTACCTGCTGCCCGCCGCCACCGTCGCCCTGCTCGGCCCCTTCAGCCTGTGGGGCGTGGTCGCCGCCGGCATCGTCGTGGCCCTGCTGGTGCTGTGCTACGCGCAGGCCGCCAGCTACTTCGATGAACCGGGCGGCAGCTACCTGTACGCGCGCGAAGCGTTCGGCCGCTTCGCCGGTTTCGAGATCGGCTGGATGATCTGGCTGACCCGCATCAGTTCGGCCGCGGCGCTCAGCAATGCACTGGCCGATGCGGTCGCGCGGTTCTGGCCGTGGGCCAGTGCCGGCATGGGTCGCATCGCGGTGATCGTGGTCTCGCTGGGCTTCCTCACCGGGGTCAACATCATCGGCGTGCGCTCGGCGGCGCGCACCGGCATCGTGCTGGTCATCGGCAAGATGCTGCCGCTGCTGCTGTTCGTGGCCATCGGCGCGTTCTACATCGACCCGAAGCTGGCGTTCTCCGGCCAGCGCCCGGACCCGCACGACCTGCAGCGCATGGGCGAAGCCGCGCTGCTGCTGCTGTACGCCTACGCCGGTTTCGAGAACATCCCGGCCGCCGCCGGTGAATACCGCAACCCGCGCCGCGACATCCCGTTCGCCCTGATCACCATGATCGTCACCGTCACGGTCATCTACGGCGCGGTGCAGCTGGTGGCGCAGGGCACGCTGGCCGGCCTGGCCAGTTCGGCCACGCCCCTGGCCGATGCCGCCGCCGGTTTCGGTGGCGAGGCGCTGGCGCTGATCCTCACTGTCGGCGCGACCATCTCCATCCTCGGCACCAACAGCAACACGATGATGATGGGCCCGCGCTTCCTGTTCGCCCTCGCCCGCGATGGCTACGGCCCGAAGGTGCTGGCGCAGGTGCATCCGCGCTTCCGCACGCCGGCCGCGGCAATCTTCTGCCAGGGGCTGATCGCGCTGGGCCTGGCCCTGACCGGCTCGTTCGTGCAGCTGGCCCTGCTGTCGATGACCACGCGCCTGTTTGCCTACATCGGTACGGCGGCGGCGGTGCTGGTGCTGGCCAAGCGCTATGCCGACCGGCCCGGCGCGTTGAAGCTGCCCGGCGGTCCGCTCATTCCGGTGCTGGCACTGCTGCTGTGCGTGGCGCTGTTCGCCAGTGCCAGCTGGCAGAACATCGCCGCCGCGCTGGTCGCCTTCGCCATTGGTGCGGTGATCTACCTGCTGCCGCGCAAGGCCGACGCGACCTGA
- a CDS encoding L,D-transpeptidase family protein — protein MKPLSRLVTAALLLAASLSLHAAPLDGARQLIVVTSEGWDSTQGQLQAFVRDGKGWRAQGTAFPVALGRSGSAWGLGLHPAQGDGPQKQEGDGRSPAGVFALGSAFGYAGTRPHTAMPYQPMLDSSYCMDVPASPFYNRIVDAAKVGRAAVQGSTEPMRLDLHDKGDVRYQEGFVIAHNPQNQPGKGSCIFAHLWRQPGEATAGCTAMPQARMQALLDWLRPQDTPRFVLLPRAEYTRLQAQWQLPALAGANQ, from the coding sequence ATGAAGCCGCTGTCCCGCCTTGTCACCGCTGCGCTGCTGCTGGCCGCGTCGCTGTCCCTCCATGCTGCGCCGCTGGATGGCGCGCGGCAGTTGATCGTGGTCACCAGCGAGGGCTGGGACAGCACCCAGGGCCAGCTGCAGGCGTTCGTGCGCGACGGCAAGGGCTGGCGCGCACAGGGCACGGCCTTCCCGGTGGCGCTGGGCCGCAGCGGCAGCGCCTGGGGCCTGGGCCTGCACCCGGCGCAGGGCGATGGCCCGCAGAAGCAGGAAGGTGATGGCCGCAGCCCGGCCGGGGTGTTCGCCCTGGGCAGCGCGTTCGGCTATGCCGGCACACGCCCGCACACCGCAATGCCCTACCAGCCGATGCTCGACAGCAGCTACTGCATGGACGTGCCGGCCTCGCCGTTCTACAACCGCATCGTCGATGCGGCCAAGGTCGGCCGCGCGGCCGTGCAGGGGTCCACCGAACCGATGCGGCTGGACCTGCACGACAAGGGCGACGTGCGCTACCAGGAAGGCTTCGTGATCGCGCACAACCCGCAGAACCAACCCGGCAAGGGCAGCTGCATCTTCGCCCACCTGTGGCGCCAGCCCGGTGAGGCCACCGCTGGCTGCACGGCCATGCCGCAGGCACGCATGCAGGCGCTGCTGGACTGGCTGCGGCCGCAGGACACGCCGCGCTTCGTGCTGTTGCCGCGCGCCGAGTACACGCGCCTGCAGGCGCAGTGGCAGCTGCCCGCGCTCGCCGGAGCCAACCAGTGA
- a CDS encoding MurR/RpiR family transcriptional regulator, with protein sequence MPPLLKIRTERGQMSAIERRIADFILDNAHLLRDYSSQQLASALGISQSSVVKFSQKLGFKGYPDLKYSIGQDVARAGADPQQAPSEPDNGDHYLRLGDALRRSKAQAEEETRQANPREEIERIVQLLDGAPKLFVYGLGDDGLFAREFAMRLSLLGLLVVPHTDPVLLLANLSAARPRDALLVFSEYGNLPQLSQLSRQFQNMGGKVVSITRHTANPLRAHADASLVVCAYDRTPQVAQLLYRSAMHALLDFLFVLLCHANPDRQRQLAVNLERIDHLLDS encoded by the coding sequence ATGCCGCCCCTGCTGAAAATCCGAACCGAGCGCGGGCAGATGTCGGCCATCGAACGCCGCATCGCCGATTTCATCCTCGACAACGCCCATCTGCTGCGCGACTACTCCTCGCAGCAGCTGGCCAGCGCGCTGGGCATCAGCCAGTCCAGCGTGGTCAAGTTCAGCCAGAAGCTGGGCTTCAAGGGCTACCCGGACCTGAAGTATTCCATCGGCCAGGACGTGGCCCGCGCCGGCGCCGACCCGCAGCAGGCCCCCAGCGAACCGGACAACGGCGATCACTACCTGCGCCTGGGCGATGCCCTGCGCCGCAGCAAGGCCCAGGCCGAGGAGGAAACCCGCCAGGCCAACCCGCGCGAGGAGATCGAGCGCATCGTGCAGCTGCTGGACGGCGCGCCGAAGCTGTTCGTGTACGGGCTGGGCGATGACGGCCTGTTCGCGCGCGAGTTCGCCATGCGGCTGTCGCTGCTCGGCCTGCTGGTGGTACCGCACACCGATCCGGTCCTGCTGCTGGCCAACCTGTCGGCCGCGCGCCCCCGCGATGCCCTGCTGGTGTTCTCCGAGTACGGCAACCTGCCGCAGCTCTCGCAGCTGTCGCGGCAGTTCCAGAACATGGGCGGCAAGGTCGTGTCGATCACCCGCCACACCGCCAACCCGCTGCGCGCGCACGCCGATGCATCGCTGGTGGTGTGTGCCTACGACCGCACGCCGCAGGTGGCGCAGCTGCTGTACCGTAGCGCCATGCATGCCCTGCTCGACTTCCTGTTCGTGCTGCTCTGCCACGCCAATCCAGATCGCCAGCGGCAACTGGCGGTGAACCTGGAACGCATTGACCACCTGCTCGATTCCTGA
- a CDS encoding dipeptide epimerase has translation MKITAIELGMLRVPLKTPFKTALRTVETVEDVVVLIRTDTGNTGYGEAPATAVITGDTHGSIIEAIRHFIAPRLVGQEVVNLNQLCTLVQTAMERNTSAKAAVEIALYDLWAQLHGAPLYQMLGGGDPVITTDITISVDYIDKMVADSLSAIERGFESLKIKVGKDIGLDIERVKAIHAAVQGRALLRLDANQGWTAKQAVHAMRTLEEAGVVLELLEQPVKAADISGLKYVTDRVNTPVMADESVFSPSQVMDLIQQRAADIINIKLMKTGGLSNAIRIADIAGIYGVPCMIGCMIESSISVAAAVHLAVAKSDVITKVDLDGPSLGQFDPVSGGVHFNESEISISDVPGLGITEVRGLEMLG, from the coding sequence ATGAAGATCACCGCCATCGAACTGGGCATGCTGCGCGTGCCGCTGAAGACACCGTTCAAGACCGCCCTGCGCACGGTGGAAACCGTGGAAGACGTGGTGGTGCTGATCCGCACCGACACCGGCAACACCGGCTACGGCGAAGCGCCGGCCACCGCGGTCATCACCGGTGATACGCACGGCTCGATCATCGAGGCGATCCGCCACTTCATCGCCCCGCGCCTGGTCGGCCAGGAGGTGGTGAACCTCAACCAGCTGTGCACGCTGGTGCAGACCGCCATGGAGCGCAACACCAGCGCCAAGGCGGCGGTGGAAATCGCCCTGTACGACCTGTGGGCGCAGCTGCATGGCGCACCGCTGTACCAGATGCTGGGCGGTGGCGATCCGGTCATCACCACCGACATCACCATCAGCGTGGACTACATCGACAAGATGGTGGCCGATTCGCTGTCGGCCATCGAGCGTGGCTTCGAGTCGCTGAAGATCAAGGTGGGCAAGGACATCGGCCTGGACATCGAGCGGGTCAAGGCCATCCATGCCGCCGTGCAGGGCCGTGCGCTGCTGCGCCTGGACGCCAACCAGGGCTGGACCGCCAAGCAGGCCGTGCATGCCATGCGCACGCTGGAGGAAGCCGGCGTGGTGCTGGAACTGCTGGAGCAGCCGGTGAAGGCCGCCGACATCAGCGGCCTGAAGTACGTGACCGACCGGGTCAACACGCCGGTGATGGCCGACGAAAGCGTGTTCAGCCCGAGCCAGGTGATGGACCTGATCCAGCAGCGCGCGGCCGACATCATCAACATCAAGCTGATGAAGACCGGCGGGCTGTCCAACGCGATCCGCATTGCCGACATCGCCGGCATCTACGGCGTGCCGTGCATGATCGGCTGCATGATCGAATCGAGCATCAGCGTGGCGGCCGCGGTACACCTGGCGGTGGCCAAGAGTGATGTGATCACCAAGGTCGACCTCGATGGCCCCTCGCTGGGCCAGTTCGACCCGGTCAGCGGCGGTGTACATTTCAACGAATCGGAGATCAGCATCAGCGACGTACCCGGACTGGGCATCACCGAAGTGCGTGGGCTGGAGATGCTGGGTTGA
- a CDS encoding SH3 domain-containing protein, with product MNRSIAAPRHWPRRFTLALCLLAAPAFAQAPRAPDPGAPLPYVIGLHEAYLTPQYWAARLDNADTPILDRTQINAQNARMRSQDAHIQDIAGLPAQLTAAQVRASISALSAWPTRALYDDQGQPIAAALRASIEANLGVAAIAAQVAPQYGLVVKRAALRTFPTRQRVFSTAGDTDIDRFQESALFPGDKVAVVHRSADGRWLFVHSERYSAWIEAESVATGEKASVLGYGAQGPYRIVTGAVAHTAFTPEEPRVSRLQLDMGVRLPVLADWPAATPVNGQQAHAAWVVQLPVREADGQLKLVPALLPRSQDTAGEYLALTPRLLLQQAFKFLGERYGWGHDYDTRDCSGFVSEIYRSFGVLLPRNTSAQAVSPALDRLPFTEKAGKAARDRAVSALQVGDLVYIPGHVMMAIGHVDGRTWVIHDTAGGSWIAADGTRVQAHLNGVSVTPLEPMMASDTVRYIDRITNIQRLRAKTAE from the coding sequence ATGAATCGATCGATCGCTGCACCCCGGCACTGGCCGCGCCGCTTCACCCTGGCCCTGTGCCTGCTGGCCGCACCGGCCTTTGCGCAGGCACCCCGCGCACCGGATCCCGGCGCGCCGCTGCCGTATGTGATCGGCCTGCACGAGGCCTACCTGACCCCGCAGTACTGGGCCGCGCGGCTGGACAACGCCGATACCCCGATCCTCGACCGCACGCAGATCAACGCGCAGAACGCGCGCATGCGCAGCCAGGACGCGCACATCCAGGACATCGCCGGCCTGCCCGCGCAGCTGACCGCCGCGCAGGTGCGCGCCAGCATCAGCGCGCTGTCGGCCTGGCCGACACGGGCCCTGTACGACGACCAGGGCCAGCCCATCGCGGCAGCGCTGCGCGCGTCGATCGAGGCCAACCTTGGCGTGGCGGCCATCGCCGCACAGGTAGCGCCGCAGTACGGCCTGGTGGTGAAGCGCGCGGCATTGCGCACCTTCCCGACCCGCCAGCGCGTCTTCAGTACCGCGGGGGATACCGATATCGACCGCTTCCAGGAATCGGCACTGTTCCCCGGTGACAAGGTGGCGGTGGTCCACCGCAGCGCCGATGGCCGCTGGCTGTTCGTGCACAGCGAACGCTACAGCGCGTGGATCGAAGCCGAGTCGGTCGCCACCGGCGAGAAAGCCAGCGTGCTCGGCTACGGCGCGCAGGGCCCCTACCGCATCGTGACCGGCGCAGTGGCGCATACCGCGTTCACCCCGGAGGAGCCGCGCGTGTCGCGCCTGCAGCTGGACATGGGCGTGCGCCTGCCGGTGCTGGCCGACTGGCCCGCCGCCACCCCGGTCAACGGCCAGCAGGCACATGCCGCCTGGGTGGTGCAGCTGCCGGTACGCGAGGCCGATGGCCAGCTGAAGCTGGTGCCCGCGCTGCTGCCACGTTCGCAGGACACTGCCGGCGAGTACCTGGCGCTGACCCCGCGCCTGCTGCTGCAGCAGGCCTTCAAGTTCCTCGGCGAACGCTACGGCTGGGGCCACGACTACGACACCCGCGACTGCAGCGGGTTCGTGTCCGAGATCTACCGCAGCTTCGGCGTGCTGCTGCCGCGCAATACCAGTGCCCAGGCCGTCAGCCCGGCGCTGGACCGCCTGCCGTTCACCGAAAAGGCCGGCAAGGCCGCGCGCGACCGCGCCGTGAGCGCGCTGCAGGTGGGCGACCTGGTCTACATCCCCGGCCACGTGATGATGGCCATCGGCCACGTCGACGGCCGCACCTGGGTCATCCACGATACGGCGGGCGGCAGCTGGATCGCTGCCGACGGCACGCGCGTGCAGGCCCACCTCAATGGTGTCTCGGTCACTCCGCTGGAGCCGATGATGGCCAGCGACACTGTCCGCTACATCGACCGCATCACCAACATCCAGCGCCTGCGGGCGAAGACTGCCGAATGA
- a CDS encoding transglutaminase-like domain-containing protein: MDPAVRKPRLPAAAGLCAALLLWPWVAGAQEAGRQAAGETRLVDLVDSGRFGQAEDLLARGDLPATAAYQRERMRRIRLDFSLDEAAAKTAVRRWIPDLTDAEFARWDQLGLIEHLDIDGTRWYFKRAPSNLFLLSDEARARRRADAPMPAPGPNEVLNAHHARVVAAAAQQDQASVLPQRIAFTQSLTVKADAVPAGETIRAWIPYPREIPGQQERVQWLGSTPGKARVAPASTLQRTAYMEARAVAGQPTHFEVRYAVTLYARHTSIDPAKVQPTPADPALQPFLAEQLPHVRFTPALKLFSEQVLQGETRPYEVVRRLYAAVDRIPWAGAREYSTLSNLSDYALRAGHADCGQQTLLLIALLRMNGIPARWQSGMVFSDDGSGYNNLHDWGAVYLAPYGWLPMDVTTGALASETPALRDFYLGGLDGYRIAFNDDFGQPFVPAKQHYRSETVDSQRGEAEWAGGNLYFDQWGYDLQWRVVPSGQR; the protein is encoded by the coding sequence GTGGATCCCGCCGTTCGCAAACCGCGTCTGCCTGCCGCCGCCGGCCTGTGTGCCGCGCTGCTGCTGTGGCCGTGGGTGGCGGGCGCACAGGAGGCCGGGAGACAGGCAGCGGGCGAAACGCGGCTGGTCGACCTGGTCGACAGCGGCCGTTTCGGGCAGGCCGAAGATCTGCTGGCGCGTGGCGACCTGCCCGCCACGGCGGCCTACCAGCGCGAACGCATGCGCCGCATCCGCCTGGACTTCAGCCTGGACGAAGCCGCAGCGAAAACCGCCGTACGCCGCTGGATTCCCGACCTGACCGATGCCGAGTTCGCGCGCTGGGATCAGCTCGGCCTGATCGAGCATCTGGATATCGACGGCACCCGCTGGTACTTCAAGCGTGCGCCGTCCAACCTGTTCCTGCTCAGCGATGAAGCGCGCGCCCGCCGTCGCGCCGATGCGCCGATGCCGGCGCCGGGCCCGAACGAAGTGCTCAACGCGCACCACGCGCGCGTGGTTGCGGCCGCCGCGCAGCAGGACCAGGCCTCGGTGCTGCCGCAGCGCATTGCCTTTACCCAGTCGCTCACGGTGAAGGCCGATGCCGTGCCGGCCGGTGAAACCATCCGCGCGTGGATTCCGTACCCGCGCGAAATTCCAGGCCAGCAGGAGCGCGTGCAATGGCTGGGCAGCACGCCGGGCAAGGCGCGCGTGGCCCCGGCCAGCACCCTGCAGCGCACCGCCTATATGGAAGCCCGGGCGGTGGCGGGGCAGCCAACGCACTTCGAAGTGCGCTACGCGGTCACCCTCTATGCGCGGCATACCTCGATCGATCCAGCCAAGGTGCAGCCCACGCCGGCCGATCCAGCGCTGCAGCCGTTCCTGGCCGAGCAGTTGCCGCATGTGCGCTTCACCCCGGCACTCAAACTGTTTTCCGAGCAGGTGCTGCAGGGCGAGACGCGCCCGTATGAAGTGGTGCGCAGGCTGTACGCCGCGGTCGACCGCATCCCGTGGGCGGGCGCCCGCGAATACTCCACTCTCAGCAACCTCAGCGATTACGCCCTGCGCGCCGGCCATGCCGACTGCGGCCAACAGACCCTGCTGCTGATCGCGCTGCTGCGCATGAACGGCATTCCCGCACGCTGGCAGTCGGGCATGGTGTTCTCCGACGACGGCAGCGGCTACAACAACCTGCACGATTGGGGGGCGGTCTACCTGGCGCCGTATGGATGGCTGCCGATGGACGTGACCACCGGCGCGCTGGCCAGCGAAACGCCCGCGCTGCGCGACTTCTACCTGGGTGGCCTCGATGGCTACCGCATCGCCTTCAACGATGATTTCGGCCAGCCGTTCGTGCCGGCCAAACAGCATTACCGCTCGGAAACGGTCGACTCGCAGCGCGGCGAGGCCGAGTGGGCGGGCGGCAACCTGTACTTCGACCAATGGGGCTATGACCTCCAGTGGCGGGTAGTGCCGTCCGGGCAACGCTAG